The DNA segment CCAATCAATATTTCGAGATCAATAAAGATTTGAAATCCATTAATGAAGCTGAAAACGCTTTCAAAGGTGGAAAAATAAAAATGATTCTGGTCATTCCTCAAAAGTTTTCTGAGAACCTGATCGAAGGAAAAAAAGCCCAATTGCAGTTGATTACCGACGGAACCGACCTAAATATGGCGAACCAGATCTATAATTTCATGTCCAATATTATCATGGATTTTTACGGCCAGCAAACACTGCAAAAGATTTCCGGTGTACAACCCGAGATCCGAATGCTGTACAATCCACAACTCAAAGGAGCACCGAATTTTGTTCCCGGCGTTATGGCTTTAATTCTTTTGATTATTTGCGTTTTGATGACTGCCATAGCGATCGTGCGCGAAAAAGAAATGGGCACCATGGAAGTATTGCTGGTATCGCCTATGAAACCTTACATTATCATTTTAGCCAAGGCAATTCCCTACTTCATTTTGTCGATGATCATTTTAATCTCCATTCTTATCTTAAGCGTTTCGGTCCTCAATTTACCCATTAAAGGAAACGTTTTTTTACTTTTCGGCGTCAGCATCATCTTCATCATCACCAATCTGCTATTAGGAATCGTTATTTCAATTGTAACGGAAAGTCAACAAACCGCAATGCTCATCGCGCTCGTGGGAACAATGTTACCAACTTTGATGTTGAGCGGTTTTATGTTTCCGGTGGAAAATATGCCGGTGCCTTTACAAATAATCGGAAATGCAATTCCCGCAAAATGGTATTATGAAATTGTTAAAAATATAATGATCAAAGGAACCGGTTTAGAAGTCATTTGGAAACACGTTTTAGTTCTTGTCGGCATGATGATGGTATTGTTTGTCATCGCAGTGAAAAAATTTAAAATCCGATTAGAATAGAGAGGAGATGACAGACCGCTTCGCTGATAGATAAAAGTTAATAGACAAAAATATGTTCAGAACACTTTCCATATTAATCAAAAAAGAATTCCTGCAGATCTTCAGGAACAAGTCGATATTAGCTATCATTTTCGTTATGCCAGTGATCCAGTTGGTGATTCTTCCTTTAGCTGCCAATTATGAAATAAAAGATATTAAGATTGCTGTAGTTGACCATGACAAATCGACGGAATCCCGTGAACTGATCCGTAAAATTACGGCTTCCGGATATTTCAAAATCATGGATTACGGCGAGAACTATAACGATGCTTACCTTGAAGTTGAAAAAGATAAAATTGATCTGATCCTCGAAATCCCCAATAACTTTGAAAAAGATCTCGTGCGCGAAAACAATGAAAAAGTACTCATCGCTATCAACGCCATCAACGGAACAAAAGCCGGACTTTCCGCCAGTTATTTAGGTCAGATCTTACAGAATTACAATCAACAGGTTCAGTTAGAAATGAATCCCGAACTGGAAAGTGCAAAGAAAATTTCCGGTTTAGAAATCATACCGAACTTCTGGTTCAATGAAAACTACAATTACCGCCTTTCTTTGGTGCCCGGAATTTTAGCATTTCTCGTCACCTTGATTGGAGGTTATTTAACCGCGTTAAATATCGTTGAAGAAAAAGAAATTGGAACCATCGAACAGATCAATGTATCGCCCATTAAGAAAAGAGATTTCATTCTGGGTAAACTCATTCCGTTCTGGATCTTATCCATGGTCGCTTTTACTATTGGACTTTTAGTGACGATATTTGTTTATAAAATCCAGATGCAGGGAAGTTTTCTCTTACTCTATGCCTTTATTTCGGTGTATCTGATCGCGATTCTGGGAATGGGACTTTTGGCCTCCGTGTACAGTGATACACAGCAACAGTCTATGTTTATGGTATTTTTCTTTATGATGATCTTCATTCTCATGAGCGGACTTTTTACCCCGACCCAAAGCATGACCGATTGGGCAAAATATATTGCATACTTAAACCCTGTCACTTACGGTGTAGATGGCGTTCGGTTAATTATGTTGAAAGACAGTAGTTTTATGGATTTACTCCCCCACTTTGGGTTTATCACTTTGCTGGGGATCGTGGTAATTACCTGGGCAGTCTTGCGTTATCAAAAAACAAGTTAGAAGTTAGAAGTTAGAAGTTAGAAGGTAGAAAATTATACCATTAGGGTGTAAGAACGAATTTAAAAGATTCATTAAGGATGAATAAAACAGCGTAAAAAACTCCTTTAGATCTTTTTCTTTAATGACTTTACATTCTTAGGCTCAAAGTGAAAACCGCAGATCTTATAATCGATTACTGATGCAAATCATAACAAAACGAATTATATATCCTTACCTTTAAATATTTAGAATTATGAAAACCAGATTACTTTTTGCAGCCCTCCTACTCTTTGGATTGGTGACTGTTTTTGTCAGCAGTTCTGTCCTCTTCGACTGGTTCGGAATGCGCGAAAAAGAAGGAAATTATGTCGCTGGTATTGTTTGGGCGAACTTTGTTTGTGGACTTCTTTACTTAGTTTCCGCGTACGGAATATGGAAAGGAAACAAATGGGCAATTATTCCATTGATGATCTCTGTAATCATTTTGATTCTGGCTTATATCGGTTTATTTATTCATATAAATAATGGTGGTTTATATGAAACAAAGACCGTGGGAGCCATGGCTTTTCGGCTAGGAGTAACAACGACCCTATTATTAATTACAACAAAATATTTTAAAAAATGAAAAAGATTATTTTATCAGCCCTATTGGGTTTAGCAATCGTAGTTTCTTGTGAGAAAAAACAGGAAATCGTTACCGATCAAAACAACGATATAGCATCAACTGAACAAAATGTGACGGACGATCATGCAAATCATGATGATCACGAAAAATCTGAAGATCACGACGAATCGGTAAAACTGGAATTAAACAATGGTGAAAAATGGCCTGTAAATGCAGAAATGAAACCTTACGTCGCCGAAACTGAAACTCAGCTTAATACCTACAAACCGGCAGACGGTGATTATAAAATGTTAGCGACCACCTTGGAGAATACCAATGAAAATCTTGTAAAAAGCTGTACCATGACAGGAACGCCGCATGACAATCTTCACGCCTGGTTAGCGCCTCACATGAAAGAAATTGAAAAGCTTAAAAATGCAGAAAACAGAGAAGAGGCAAATCATATTGTCGGCGAACTCAAAGAATCGATGGAGAAATATCACCAGCATTTCAATTAAATCAGAACTTCGTCATAGAACGGAACTTTACAGCCAAAATGGACTCTCTGATTTCTATTTTATTAATGGAATCGTCGAATTACTTTCGTGATTCGAACGCAGCTCTTTTTCATGCAACGTAATGCAAGAGAAAATCGGAAATGGAAAGCGGAAAAAGCTGTCCAAATAAATTTAAACCTTCAGAATTCTGGAGGTTTATTCACTTTTCTTGGCCTCTTCCCAAAGTTCATCCATTTCTTCTAAACTCAAATCAGCTAAATTTAAATTTTTGTCTATAGCCAAATTTTCCATTTTCTGGAATCTGCTGATGAATTTATTATTGGTTCTTTCTAAAGCGGTATCGGGATTAATCCCCGAAATTCTCGCATAATTGATCAATGAGAAAAAGACATCTCCTAATTCCTGTTCCTTTTTATCCATATTAGTTTCGGCGTGAAATTCTGCCAATTCCTCATCTACTTTTTTCCATGCATCTTCGGCATTAGCAAATTCAAAACCAATTCCTTTTACTTTATCCTGAATGCGATAGGCTTTTATTAAACTCGGCGTTCCTTTCGTAACCCCCGAAAGTACCGATTTGTTGCCTTCTTTCAACTTCAGTTTTTCCCAGTTTTGTTTTACTTCTTCTTCATCTTTAACCTCAACATCGCCATAAATATGGGGATGACGGAAAATTAATTTTTCATTTAAAGAATTGATGACATCCGCAATATCGAAACTTCCTTTTTCGGATCCAATTTTTGCATAGAAAACCAGATGCAGTAAAACATCGCCCAACTCTTTTTTGATCTCCGGTAAATCCTCTTCGAGCAAAGCATCCGAAAGTTCGTAAACTTCTTCCAAAGTCAAATGGCGAAGTGATTGTAGCGTTTGCTTCTGATCCCACGGACATTTTTCCCGCAGATCATTCATGATATCGAGTAACCGGTTGAAAGCTTCGAGTTGTTCCTGTCTTGAGTTCATAGGTTGATGTTAGATATTAGATTCCAGATGTAAATTTAGTTTAAATAAAAAAACCTTGTCAAGATTTTGCAATTTGACAAGGTGATCATTATGTTTGTTTTAATAAAATTTTTAAAAACTTGAGAATTCCCGAATATTAGGACCCGTTTAACCAAGTAAATTTTAAAATACTAGAGGAATTTATCCCATTTTTCTATGCGTACTTTTCGGCGCAGATTTAGCAGACGAAGTAGATGCTTTTGCTTTTGGAGTCTTTGCTTTTTCAGTTTTGGGAGCTGCTTTTTTTGCCTCTTTTTTATCAGCAATTACGGGCTCTTCTTCCTTCGCAATTTCAGCTTTCACAAAACTATCTGGTGTAATATATCCGGCTTTGTGAAGGATATTATACCATTGTGCTAGTTTTTTAATATCAGAAACATAAACTCTTTCTTTATCATAATCCGGTAAAGATTTAGTCATCAATTCACGTAAATCATCTTCTGAAGCTTTGTGAGAGATTGTTTCTTTGTAATCTTCATTTTTTGCCAAATTTTCAAAAACATCAAACAAAGGAACTTCACTATCAGATGTAAACATCGCGATATTATCGAGCAAACTTACTTGTGAAGAATTAGAAATACTGGCTTTCTTTTTCGTCAACACGTCTTCAACGATAAAACCATTTTTCAACTGCGAAATCAATTTGTAAAGCCCAGGTTTCCCGGAAATTGAAATTATTTTTTCTAACTGCATTTTTTTGTTATTTGTTTGAATTTAATTTATTTTTTATGTCCCACTTTTAAGGAATCTATTTGGGAAATCTCATTTTGTAATTCACAGAAACTTCTCCCTGAGAAATTTTCATTAATTTGCCTTTGACTAATTTTTTCTTTAAAGAACTCAGATGGTCGGTGAACAAGATACCCTCAATATGATCATATTCATGCTGAATAACCCGCGCTCTCATATCTGAGAAGGTGTCAGTATGTTTAACGAAATTTTCATCATAATATTCGATAAGAATCGTCTCTTTTCTTTTCACATCCTCGCGCACATCTGGGATAGAAAGACAACCTTCGTTGAATTTCCATTCTTCTCCACTTTCTTCTAAGATTTTTGCATTGATAAAAACCTTTTTAAAATGTTTAAGTTCATCTGCAATATCCTCATAATCCTCATCTTCTGCCAATGGAGATAAATCCACCACAAAAAGCCGAATATCTATGCCAATCTGCGGTGCCGCCAAACCAATGCCATTTGCACTGTGCATGGTCTCAAACATATTATCAACCAATTGCTTCAACTCAGTATAATCTTTGTTGATTTCATGGCAATGTTTTCTTAAAACAGCATCTCCAAATGCTCTAATCGGTAATATCATCTTTGTTTCTGCTCTAAATAGTTTTGCAAAATTAATGTTGCACTCACTTTATCAATCAAACCTTTCTCTTGTCTTTTCTTTTTGTTCTTCCCACTTTGCGATATAAAGAAAGAAGCCATTTTTGAGGTAAAGCGTTCATCAAAACGCGCAACCGCAATATCGGGAAAATCAATTTTAAATTGGTCTATAAACGTCAAAATATTCGTTTCTATCTCATTAAGATTCCCTTTTAAATCAGTTGGAAGTCCAATAACGATTGTTTCAACGTTATTATCCTCAACATATTTTTTTAAAAATATAAAAATATCTTTGGTGGGAACAGTTTCCAAACCACTCGCAATGATCTGCATTTCGTCGGTAGCAGCCAAACCGCACCGAGCTTTACCGTAATCAATTGCTAAAATTTGTGCCATCGTCTGCAAATTTAATAAAATTTTGTTGAAATGATTTTGTACAGGTTTATCTTTTTTAGGTCTGCATATCAAAATAATTTATAATTTTATTGTTTTAAATAATCTCAGCATGAAAACTTTAATTCTTGTAAGACACGCAAAAAGTGATTGGCCCGAAAATACGGATGATTTCGACCGACCTTTGGCGGAAAAAGGCTTTAATGATGCTGAAAAAATGGCTCACTTTCTCAAAGATAAAAATATACAGATCGATAAATTTCTTTCGAGTCCCGCATTACGGGCTCTTACCACATGTGAAATCTTCAATAAAGAATACGGTATTGAAATCGAAACACTACAAAAACTCTATAATGCATCGGAAAACAATTTTGAATCACTCGTGGTAGAAATTGATGATGACCTGTATTCTGTGGCGATGTTCTCGCATAACAACGGCATTTCTAATTTTGCTAACAGCATGTCGGAAGATGTTTTTATGTTTCCAACTTGTGGTGTGGCCGGTTTTCAAGTAGATTGTAATTCATGGTCTGAATTTCATGGCGCTACAAAAAAGCTGATTTTCTTTTATGAGCCGAAGAAGATTTAGATGATCTTATTTTTACAAAATATGGAATGACAGTTTTATACATAGATCTTCCACATCAGAATAAGAAATTACCACAAAAAAACCTCATCAAAATTAATCGGTGAGGTTTTTCATTTTTGTTGAATTAGATTATTTCATTCTTTGTAAATCCAAATCTTCAAAATCAAAACTGAAATCTGTCACGTCAGAAATTGGTTTTAATTTCATTCCTGTAGCTTTTCTATTTTCATCTAACTGAAAATTTACAAATGCATCTGCATCGTAACTTCTATCGTCCCATTTAGCAATCATAACATTGGACGAATAAGGCAGCAACTCTCCTTTCAACCTCGGCGAATTCTTACAGAAAATACGAAAAGTTTTGCCATCAGAGGAAATTACGACCTCACCAAACCATGGATCTTTATAAGTCCCTACAATCTGATCATTTTTGATTTGATTATTTTTATCTTTTTTAAATGCTTCTGATTTTGCGAAAATTTCTTTTTTATCTTTATCATAATCAGCATTCACTTTATCCATTCTATCACCATATAATTTTACCCAATCTTTTTGTGGCATTCCTAAATACGACTCCTTAATTGTATTTGTGATCGCGCTGAACGCAGCACCACTCTGTTGGTTTGTCAATACGACTATTCCTAATTTTAAATCCGGGATTAAAGTAAACTGTGTTACTGTACCGATCAATCCACCGGTATGATATACCTGTTTGTGCCCTTTCACATCCGTTAGAAACCAACCTAAACCATAGCCACCAAAGTTGGAGTCATATGGGTTTTTCAATGCAACCGGCGTTGAAATCTGCAAATTCCATAATTGCTGAATTTGCTTATCTGAAACGAGTTTTTTTCCCTCTTTGGTCGTAAATCCATTGATTAAAAACGCTGCCCAAGTATTCATATCTTTGATATTGCTGATGATTCCACCTGCAGCATTGGCGGTCTCATTCCAGTCATGTGGAACTGCAATTGCTTTTCCATTAACCGGAGCATGAGCGTCGATAATATTCTGAACATTCGCTGCTTTTGCTCTGCTATAACTTCCGAAACTTGAAGTCATTCCAACAGGTTTTAGGATTCTCTGCTCAATAAATTCTGCCCAAGAAAGACCAGAAACTCTATGAATAACTTCTCCCGCTACAATGAACATTATATTGTTATAATCCAAAGTTGTACGGAAAGGATTCTCAGGTTTCAAATATCTTACGTTGTGGATAATATCATTCACCGTCATAGTCCCGCCTTCAGGAAAAAACATTAAGTCACCCTGCCCTAAACCTAAACCCGCACGGTGAGTTAGTAAATCTTTGATGGTAATTTCTTTAGAAACATAAGCATCATTCATTTGAAATTCTGGAATATATTTAGAAACTTTATCATCAAGATTAAGTTTTCCTTCATCTGCTAACATTGCTAAAGCAGTGGCCGTAAAACCTTTGGAATTAGAAGCAATCCCTACTAATGTTTCATCAGTCATTTTCTGATTAGTGGTCAGTGATCTTACCCCAAAACCTTTTGAATAAACAATTTTTCCATCTTTAATAACTCCAACTGACATTCCTGGAACATCAAAAGTTTTTAAAGTATTCTGAATGAGTTCATCGAGTTTTTTTTCCTCCACTTGAGAAAAAGAGAAAAACGAAATAAGAATAAATAATAAAGTGAATTTTGTTTTCATTGAAATTTTGATTTATACGAAGATAGAAAATTTTAGAAGTAAATCATAATTGTAGATAGATACCAGTTGTTCATCCTCCAACAGGAATAAATGGACTCTTAATAAAAGAGTTAGTAAAAATTAAAATCTCACTTCAATTTAAATTCATGTCAGTCGTTACCAAATACTGCCTGCAGCTTGTAGTTTAACAGCTTTTCTCTTAATTGCAACATATTAAGATCGTTAGAGAAATATTTAGTAAGTCCCAAATTGGTAAAAATAATACCTTACAGTATGTTACAAGAATTTATATTTTTCAAAATATTTACGTAATGATTTAAGATAATCATATTATGATAAATAAAAGTTTTTAATTGAAGTTGTAAAATATTAAATACCTTATCTTTACGCTCCTTTTAAGTTAAATTAAATTCAGTTTTATAAAATGATCTTGATTGTAGATGATTCCCCAGAAAATATAGTATCCTTGAAAAAGGTACTTGAGAAAAATGATTTTGAGGTAGATACGGCTTCTTCAGGAGAAGAGGCTTTGAAAAAGATCTTAAAAAAATCATACGTTCTGATCATCCTGGATGTTCAGATGCCGGGCATGGATGGGTTTGAAGTTGCAGACGCCATTTCGGGTTACAGCAAAGCAAAAGAAACCGCGATTATTTTTCTTTCTGCCGCCAGTGCGAACGTAAACTTGATTACCAAAGGCTATTCTTCTGGTGGACTGGACTACATCAGCAAGCCAGTTGATATGAATATTCTTCTTTTAAAAGTAAAAACATTCTATCGCATCTATGAACAAAGTAGAGCATTAAACGAAATGCAGAAAGCATTGAGAGCTGAAATAGAATTCCGGAAAGAAGCTGAAAGAAAAAAAGATGAATTTATTAGTATTGCCAGCCATGAACTGAAAACTCCTATGACCAGCATCAAAGGATATATTCAATTACTGGAACGAAGTCTTGATAAAAATGATAAAGAAACAATAAGAACCCGGCTTCATAAAGTACAAAATCAAGTTGAAAAATTAAATTTATTAATTGCCGACCTTCTAGATATTTCTAAAATAGAAAGTGGAAAATTAAAGTTTAATAAAAAAGATTTTAATTTTGATGAATTGGTTGAGCATATCTTGGAGACCATGCAACAGTCGAACGCACAAGTTAAAATGATTAAAAAAGGACTTGTTGGAGCGTCTATTTTTGGTGATGAAATGCGTATCGAGCAGGTCATTATTAATTTTATAACCAATGCAATAAAGTACGCTCCAGATGGAGAAGAAATTCACATTACCTCGGAGATGCGGGACCACGAAATCTATTTTTCGGTTAGGGATTTCGGGATCGGTATGTCTGCAGAACATCAGCAAAAGGTTTTTGAGAAGTTTTATCGTATTGAAGAAACTTCAGAACGTTTTCAAGGATTGGGGATTGGTTTATATATTTGTCAGGAAATCATTGATCGTCACAGCGGAAAAATAGGGGTAAAAAGCGTATCAGGAGAAGGATCGGAATTCTATTTTCAGATACCCCATAAATCTTAAAAAGAAGGAAAAACACTAATATCATGACTTTTAATAAAAATCTACTATACGGACTGGGAATATCGCTTGTCCTTTTATTTATAAGTTCTTTTGCATCCTATTTCAGTATTAAAAAACTGATTGATAACTCTCAGATGGTACGCAGCAGCAACGTAATTATTAAAGATCTAGACAACCTTTTTTCTCTAATGAAGGATGCTGAAACTGGCCAAAGAGGATATCTTTTAACGGGTGATCGGGCGTTTTTGGAGCCTTATACTAAGGCGAAGGAAAAAATTTCCAGTGGAATCGATGCATTATCTCCGAAATTTGAAAATACCGCAGTCCAAAGCAAAAATTTTGACAAATTAAAAACTAATATTGAAGCACGTCTTGAGATATTAGAAAAAAATTTAAATGAAAGAAACAAGAGAAATATTGTAACGACGGATCAGCTTTTAGAGGGTAAGAAGTATATGGATGATATTCGCAGTACGGTTACCGTTATGCAGCTAGAAGAAAAAAATATTTTGGCGGACCGCACGGAAAGCATGGACAAATTGGCCTCCTACGCTCCTTTTCTAATTATTCTCTCATCGTTACTGGCAATCATTATCACTCTTGTGTTTTTTCGTAAAGTTTCGCAGGACTATAACGAAAAGAATCTGCTAACTACAGAATTACAACAGAAGAATAAAGACATACAAAACAGACTGCTAGCCATTGAAATGGTGGCAGAGCAGATATCGGGAGGTGATTACAATATCCTTTTAGACCAAAATGGAAAAGACAGCTTGGGAAGTTTGGCAGATCCTCTCAATCAAATGGCAGAATCTCTTCAAAGCTCATTTAATTTATTAGAAGAAAAAGAGTGGCTGAGTTCCTCTATTGCTAAGTTAAATGATCTTACGATGGGAGAAAAAACCGTTGAGAGCTTAGCAGCAGACCTTCTTAACAATATCGTTGAAGTTACCAAAAGTAGTGTGGCAGCAATTTATTTGCAGCAAGAGGATAATCAACTGCACTTGGCAGCAAGTTATGCGATGGTGAATCTAGGAACCAATAAAACACTAAAAATAGGCGAAGGTATTGCAGGAGAGGCTTTCCGGGCATCAAGACAAATATTGGTTGAAAATATCTCGGACACTGATATTACAATTAGCTATGCAACAGGAAACACCAAGCCTCAGAATATCTTAGCAATTCCTGTTACAAGAAATGGCATTCCATTGGGCGTCATAGAATTAGGAGGAACACACAACTATTCGCCACGACAACTAAAATTCCTTCAATCGATTTCTGGCAATATAGGTCTTGCATTCTATGACGTACAAAGTCGTGTTAAAATGCAACATCTTCTAGAAGAGACACAGGCGCAATCTGAAGAGCTTCAAAGTCAGCATACCGAGCTTGAAAACATTAATGCTGAACTGGAAGCCCAATCACAAAAATTACTTGCATCAGAAGAAGAATTGCGGGTACAGCAGGAAGAATTACTTCAAAGCAATCAAGAGCTGGAAGAAAGAACCAGTTTACTGGAAGAAAAAAATGCTTTAATTGAAGAACATAATATCGACATTCAGCAGAAATCACTCGAATTAGAACAGAGTACCAAGTATAAATCTGAATTTTTAGCAAATATGTCTCATGAGTTACGTACTCCTTTAAATTCGATTTTACTGCTATCCAAATTAATGACGGACAGTGAGGATCTGGACGAGCAGTATGTAGAATACGCAGAAGTAATGCAAAGCTCTGGTTTAGGCTTATTAACACTTATTGACGAAATTTTGGATCTATCCAAGATCGAATCAGGTAAAATGACTTTAGAAGTAAATGAGGTTCCATTGGAAGAGATTACCGCAGACATGAGGATGATGTTTAATCCAATGGCAAAGGAAAAAAACCTTGCTTTAAATATAGAAATTGAAGATCAAACATCCAAAATACTAAGTACGGATAAACTACGTTTGGAGCAAGTCCTTAAAAACCTTCTTTCCAACGCCATCAAATTTACTTCCGAAGGAAGTGTCACCCTGAAAGTATCAAATGATACTGCAAAAGAAAATATACTGTTCCGAGTAACTGACACCGGAATTGGAATTGCAAAAGACAAGCTGAGTATGGTGTTCGAAGCATTCCAGCAGGCAGACGGATCAACTCAGAGAAAATATGGCGGTACTGGATTGGGCTTATCCATCAGTCGCGAATTAGCTCGTTTGCTCGGTGGATCAATAGAATTAACAAGTACCGAAGGAGTGGGCAGCGAGTTCACATTGAGTATTCCAATTATTTATAGCAAGGAAACTCCAGCGGAACCTATTGAGAAACAAATAAAAAAACCAGTATATCCAATAGTAG comes from the Chryseobacterium sp. SNU WT5 genome and includes:
- a CDS encoding ABC-2 transporter permease, coding for MFRTLSILIKKEFLQIFRNKSILAIIFVMPVIQLVILPLAANYEIKDIKIAVVDHDKSTESRELIRKITASGYFKIMDYGENYNDAYLEVEKDKIDLILEIPNNFEKDLVRENNEKVLIAINAINGTKAGLSASYLGQILQNYNQQVQLEMNPELESAKKISGLEIIPNFWFNENYNYRLSLVPGILAFLVTLIGGYLTALNIVEEKEIGTIEQINVSPIKKRDFILGKLIPFWILSMVAFTIGLLVTIFVYKIQMQGSFLLLYAFISVYLIAILGMGLLASVYSDTQQQSMFMVFFFMMIFILMSGLFTPTQSMTDWAKYIAYLNPVTYGVDGVRLIMLKDSSFMDLLPHFGFITLLGIVVITWAVLRYQKTS
- a CDS encoding DUF5606 domain-containing protein — protein: MQLEKIISISGKPGLYKLISQLKNGFIVEDVLTKKKASISNSSQVSLLDNIAMFTSDSEVPLFDVFENLAKNEDYKETISHKASEDDLRELMTKSLPDYDKERVYVSDIKKLAQWYNILHKAGYITPDSFVKAEIAKEEEPVIADKKEAKKAAPKTEKAKTPKAKASTSSAKSAPKSTHRKMG
- a CDS encoding ATP-binding protein, which encodes MKKVLEKNDFEVDTASSGEEALKKILKKSYVLIILDVQMPGMDGFEVADAISGYSKAKETAIIFLSAASANVNLITKGYSSGGLDYISKPVDMNILLLKVKTFYRIYEQSRALNEMQKALRAEIEFRKEAERKKDEFISIASHELKTPMTSIKGYIQLLERSLDKNDKETIRTRLHKVQNQVEKLNLLIADLLDISKIESGKLKFNKKDFNFDELVEHILETMQQSNAQVKMIKKGLVGASIFGDEMRIEQVIINFITNAIKYAPDGEEIHITSEMRDHEIYFSVRDFGIGMSAEHQQKVFEKFYRIEETSERFQGLGIGLYICQEIIDRHSGKIGVKSVSGEGSEFYFQIPHKS
- the mazG gene encoding nucleoside triphosphate pyrophosphohydrolase — translated: MNSRQEQLEAFNRLLDIMNDLREKCPWDQKQTLQSLRHLTLEEVYELSDALLEEDLPEIKKELGDVLLHLVFYAKIGSEKGSFDIADVINSLNEKLIFRHPHIYGDVEVKDEEEVKQNWEKLKLKEGNKSVLSGVTKGTPSLIKAYRIQDKVKGIGFEFANAEDAWKKVDEELAEFHAETNMDKKEQELGDVFFSLINYARISGINPDTALERTNNKFISRFQKMENLAIDKNLNLADLSLEEMDELWEEAKKSE
- a CDS encoding serine hydrolase encodes the protein MKTKFTLLFILISFFSFSQVEEKKLDELIQNTLKTFDVPGMSVGVIKDGKIVYSKGFGVRSLTTNQKMTDETLVGIASNSKGFTATALAMLADEGKLNLDDKVSKYIPEFQMNDAYVSKEITIKDLLTHRAGLGLGQGDLMFFPEGGTMTVNDIIHNVRYLKPENPFRTTLDYNNIMFIVAGEVIHRVSGLSWAEFIEQRILKPVGMTSSFGSYSRAKAANVQNIIDAHAPVNGKAIAVPHDWNETANAAGGIISNIKDMNTWAAFLINGFTTKEGKKLVSDKQIQQLWNLQISTPVALKNPYDSNFGGYGLGWFLTDVKGHKQVYHTGGLIGTVTQFTLIPDLKLGIVVLTNQQSGAAFSAITNTIKESYLGMPQKDWVKLYGDRMDKVNADYDKDKKEIFAKSEAFKKDKNNQIKNDQIVGTYKDPWFGEVVISSDGKTFRIFCKNSPRLKGELLPYSSNVMIAKWDDRSYDADAFVNFQLDENRKATGMKLKPISDVTDFSFDFEDLDLQRMK
- a CDS encoding SixA phosphatase family protein encodes the protein MKTLILVRHAKSDWPENTDDFDRPLAEKGFNDAEKMAHFLKDKNIQIDKFLSSPALRALTTCEIFNKEYGIEIETLQKLYNASENNFESLVVEIDDDLYSVAMFSHNNGISNFANSMSEDVFMFPTCGVAGFQVDCNSWSEFHGATKKLIFFYEPKKI
- the ruvX gene encoding Holliday junction resolvase RuvX yields the protein MAQILAIDYGKARCGLAATDEMQIIASGLETVPTKDIFIFLKKYVEDNNVETIVIGLPTDLKGNLNEIETNILTFIDQFKIDFPDIAVARFDERFTSKMASFFISQSGKNKKKRQEKGLIDKVSATLILQNYLEQKQR
- the def gene encoding peptide deformylase; translation: MILPIRAFGDAVLRKHCHEINKDYTELKQLVDNMFETMHSANGIGLAAPQIGIDIRLFVVDLSPLAEDEDYEDIADELKHFKKVFINAKILEESGEEWKFNEGCLSIPDVREDVKRKETILIEYYDENFVKHTDTFSDMRARVIQHEYDHIEGILFTDHLSSLKKKLVKGKLMKISQGEVSVNYKMRFPK
- a CDS encoding ABC transporter permease, yielding MKQLITFVKKEFWHVLRDKRTLLVLFGMPVIQVLLFGFALSTEVKNTKIGVLDQDKTQNSIELVSKVAANQYFEINKDLKSINEAENAFKGGKIKMILVIPQKFSENLIEGKKAQLQLITDGTDLNMANQIYNFMSNIIMDFYGQQTLQKISGVQPEIRMLYNPQLKGAPNFVPGVMALILLIICVLMTAIAIVREKEMGTMEVLLVSPMKPYIIILAKAIPYFILSMIILISILILSVSVLNLPIKGNVFLLFGVSIIFIITNLLLGIVISIVTESQQTAMLIALVGTMLPTLMLSGFMFPVENMPVPLQIIGNAIPAKWYYEIVKNIMIKGTGLEVIWKHVLVLVGMMMVLFVIAVKKFKIRLE